The sequence GGTCGACGTGCAACTGCGGCTGGCGCTCAAGCTGTTGGCCTTTGCCCTGTCGACCGGCGCCGCGGTGTTTCTGCTCATCGCGCCGCTGCTCTTTTCCACGTTGCTCGAAAACAAATACCAGGCCGGGCTCGCCGTATTGCCGTGGACCCTGGTGTATTGCATCTGGTTCGGACTGGCGATGGTGGCCGAGATGTACCTGTGGATTCGCGAGGAGGCCCGGCTCGCCAGCGTGGCCCTCTTTCTGTCGATGCTGCTCAACGTCGGCCTGGCCGTGGTGCTGTTGCCGCGCTATGGGCTATTGGGCGCGGTGCTGGCCTGCAGCGCGTCGAAATTGACGCTGCTGCTGTTGGTCTACGGCTTTAATCGCACGCTGGGACTCACCGGCGACGCCGCCATTTGGCTGAGCGTGGCGTTGCCCGCCGCACTGCTGCTGGGCGCGCGTCCGGCGCTGGCGGTGTATGCCGTGGTGCTATTGTGGGCGGTCGCCAGCCCGCGCTGGCTCTGCGCCGGCGAAAAGCAACAACTGGCCCATGTGCTCGGCGGCTATTGGGACAAGCTTTTGTCACTCGTCGGCCGCCGACAGCCCGCCGCGGCTTAGTTTGCAATCGCGCGTCAGTTCACTTTGGCCAGGTCAGTTCCACCAGCCGGGAGCGCTAAAAACCAACTCCCTTGGTGTTGAGCTTGATCCGGCAGAGGTACATATCGACGGCCAGATAAAGGGTGCTGCCGTCGTCTCCCCAGCCGCAATTGGCGGTCGCTTCCCCTGGATCGATCCGCCCCAACAGCGTGCCATCGGGCGCGAAGACCAATACCCCGCCCGGCCCCGTGGCGAAGACATTTCCCTTGGCGTCCACCTTCATGCCGTCGGGCAGTCCCTTGCGCTGACCGGACCATCGCATGGCGTCGTAGAAGACCCGGCCGTGAGAGATGCCGCCATCGGCGCCGAGGTCGAACACCATCCAGATCGCCTTCTTGGGATCGGAGTTGGCGACGTAGATCTGCTTTTCGTCGGGCGTGAGCGCAATGCCGTTGGGAAAAGTCAGCTCCTTGGTCAGCAGCTTCAATTCGCCGTCCTGCGACAGCCGGTAAACCCCGTTGAACTTGAGTTCCTTGGCCGGATCGTCGTTCAGGCCCAACAGGCCATAGGGCGGATCGGTGAAGTACAGGTCGCCGGCGCGCGACAGCGTGGCGTCGTTGGGGCTGTTGAAGCGTTTGCCTTCGTAGCGGTCGGCCAACGTGTGAAAGGTCTTGTCAGCGTTCAAACGCGCCACTTGCCGATCGCCGTGCTGGCACAAGATCAGCCGCCCCTGGGCGTCGATCACCAGGCCATTCGAGCCGGGCTCGCCGCCGCGCGGCTTGTTGCCGGTGTAGCCGCTGGGGCTGAGAAACTCGCTTACCCCCTTCCCTTCCGCAAATTTCAGCACGTGGTTGCGCGGCACATCGGAAAAGAGCAGATAGCCGTGCGCTTTGTCCCACACCGGCCCCTCGGCCCAGTCGTACCCCTCGCCGAGCTTTTCGATCTTGGCGTCCTTGGGCACGATCTCGTCAAACCGTGGATCGAGTCGCTCGATCTGGCCCATGGTTTCAGCAGCCAGGGCGGGACCAGCGGCGACAAGGAAGGCGAGCGCGGCGAGGCAAAGTCGGTGGTGCATGATGGATTTCCTGAAAGTGCGCGGCGATTTCTTGCCATCACTATGCAGTACGATGGGCGACAAGAAAAGCGCTGGTGAACCTAATGTATCCGCTGCCCCTCCTACCTGCCGGAGTGGATATGACCGCAGACCTTGAATCGCAACTCGACGGTCTCAAAGCTCAAGTAAGAGCGGCCTACGACTCCGATCATTATGCGGCAGTGGTTGAATTGCTGCCCATCTACCTCGGACACCGCCCAACGGATTCGTTCGCGTGGTTTATGTATGGAGATTCGCTCCGCTTGCTCAAACGCTACTCCGACGCGCTCGCGGCGCTCGCCAGCGCACAACGCGAAGCGCCCCCTCAGGAACAATGGCGCATCTCTTCCGTGCTTGCAGAATTGTACAAGAGTACGGGCAAATTGGACCGAGCAGAGGAGCTCTACCAACAACTGGTCACCGATCGGGACTGCGAAAACAAGACCTGGTGTTGGATATTGCGTGGCGCCAATCTGCTGAAGCTGGAGCGCGTTGCCGAAGCGGAGAGCTGTTTTCGCCGAGCAGCCACGGCGGAGGGCGACGTGGACGAAGCATACTACAACCTGGCGGTAGCTCTCCTCTTTCAGCAGAGGTACGACGAAGCGCTGACGGCCGTAGGCAAGGCAATCGAACTCGATCCTGGATTCAAAAAGGGACCGGAATTGCGCGCACACATCGAGGCGGCTCGTGAGGCCAGCTTAGAATGGCTATCATGGGACGCCGGCAAGTAGCCGGGCTGGTCGATCTCGCTTCGCTGGAAACTGTGCCGTGCGGCAATCCGAACTCTTTTCCGAGGAGCCGCCGCGCGAGCAGTTGCTCACCGTCTCGGAGTTGACCAACCAGATCAAGACACAGCTCGAAGATTCGTTCGGCTCAGTGTCGGTAACCGGCGAAATCTGCAACTTCTCCCGCCCGCAGTCGGGGCATTGCTATCTGACTCTCAAGGACGAGAGGGCGCAGATTCGCGCGGTCATCTGGCGCAGCACGGCGGCGCGCACCAAGTTCGACCTGCACGACGGATTGGAGGTGGTCTGCCGCGGCGCGATTGACGTGTACGCCGCGCGCGGCAGCTATCAACTTGTTATCAATAGCATCCAGCCCAAGGGCATGGGCGCCCAAGAACTGGCGCTGCGGCAACTGCAAGCCAAACTGGCGGCCGAGGGGCTGTTTGACATTGAGCGCAAGCGGCCGCTGCCGCGCTTTCCGCGGCAGATCGCCGTGGTCACCAGTCCAACCGGCGCGGCGATCCGCGATTTTCTAGAAGTGCTGCGCCGCCGTTGGCGCGGCGCGCATGTCTGGATTGTGCCGGTGCGCGTGCAAGGCGCCGGCGCCGCGGCCGAGGTGGTTCGCGCGCTGGCGCTGGTCAACCGACTGTCCGAACGCATCGACTGCGCAGTGGTCGCGCGGGGCGGGGGCGGCGTCGAGGATTTGTGGACCTTCAACGACGAGGCGGTGGTCCGCGCCATCGCCGGTTGCCGCGTGCCAGTCGTCTCCGCCATTGGGCACGAAATCGACGTCACCCTCTCCGACCTGGTGGCCGACGTGCGGGCGCTCACCCCCAGCGAGGCGGCCGAACTGGTGGCGCCAGCGGCCGACGCGCTGCGGCAGTTGCTGCTGGCGCGTCAGCGGCATTTGGTGTCGGCGCTGCGCCGCCGGGCGGAAGCGGCCCGCCTGCGGCTCGACGCCCTTGCGGCCAGCCGCGTGCTGCGCCGTCCGTACGACCGAATACACGACCTGTCGCGCCGATTGGACGAGCTTTCGCTCCGCGCCGATCGCGCCGGTCGCCAGCGGATCAAATCGGCGGGCGAGACGTTGCAGCGCTGCGCCGCGCAGCTCGATTCACTTAGCCCGCTCGCTGTGCTGGCGCGCGGCTACAGCCTGACGGAGCGCGCCGCGGACGGCGCGCTGGTCCGCGACGCGCGAACGTTGGCGGTTGGCGAAGCGATCGTGACGCGCTTCGCCACCGGGCAGGCCAAGAGCCGCGTTGAGGCGATTGAGGAATAGGCGCCAATCGCCTACGGCGTGAACACCATATCGTAGCCAACGATCATGATGCCGGCGTCGACCAGCAGGTGGCTCAGCCAGGGTCCGTAGAGCCGGCCGCTTTGTTGGTACAACCAGGCCCAGAGCAGGCCGCCGATGGCGACCGACGCCGACAAGAGCAGGGTCAACAGGCTCGCCGGGCCAAAATACGTGCCGATGACGATGGTGTGATGCGCCATGAAGCCCAGCGCCGACACCAACGCCGCCAGCGATATTGGCAAAAACTTGCGCAGTCCGCCGTACACAAACCAGCGCCAGTAATACTCCTCCAAAAAGGAGTGACACAGCGAGTAAAAGACCGCCAGGGCCAGGTAGCTCAATGGCCGATCGGCATCGGCGTCGTCGAGCTTGGAGCGCACCTCGCCCGGCACACGCGCGAACGCGGCGCTGTCGTCAAAGGCCCAAAAGTACGCGGCCAGCATCAGGGCCATGATCGCCGCTCCCAGCGCCAGGCCGATCGCGATGCTCTGCCGCGTGTTGAACCTGGGAGGCGCCGAATCTGCTGTCCAGCGCCCAAAGCCCCCCGCCACCAGCCAGACAAACAGCACCGGCAGCGCGAACTGCAATACCTTGCCGACGCCGTACACCACCTGCACGCTTGGGCTGCCGGCGAACCGGATGAAATAGAGCCAGGTGGCGAAGGACGGAAAGACAATCGCCACGATCAGTGCGGCAGACAACCAAAGCGCGGATGCGAAGTTCTTCATGACGACCCTGACGCGCTTGCGGCAAAGGCCTGCTCCAAGTCATCGCGCAAGTCGTCGAACGCTTCCAGACCGACGCTCAGCCGAATCAGTCCATCGGCAATGCCGTGCTTGCGGCGATCGTCCGGGGCATAGCTGGCGTGCGACATGGCGGCCGGCTGTTCGATGAGCGACTCCACCGATCCCAAACTCACCGCCAGCCGAAATAGTCGTGTGGATTCAACAAACCGGCGAGCCTCGTCAAAGCCGCCGCGCAGCTCAAAACTGAGCATCGCGCCGAAGGCCCCCTGCATCTGCCGCTTGGCGATCTCATGCCCTGGATGACTCGCCAACCCCGGATACAGCACCCGCGCCACCCGCGCGTGACTTTCCAGAAAATCCGCGATGCGCGCGGCTGTGCGAGATTGCTCCAGCACTCGCAATTCCATGGTCTTTAGCCCACGCGAACACAAAAACGCCTCGAATGGCCCCATCACGGCGCCGGTGGCGTTTTGAATGTATTTCAGGCGGTCGTACAGTTCCCGCGACTTGGCCACCAGCGCCCCGCCGAGCAGATCGCTATGCCCGCCAATGTACTTAGTGGCAGAGTGCATCACGATGTCGGCGCCCAGTTCCAGCGGGCGAGTCAGTACCGGCGTGGCAAAGGTGTTGTCAACCGCCAGCAACACTCCGCGGCGCTGACAGATCGCGGCGGCGGCGGCCAGATCGGTGATCGACATGAGCGGATTGCCCGGGCTCTCAAGCCAAACCAATTTGGTTTGGTCGGTGATGGCGCGCTCGATGTTCGCCGTCTCGCGCGCGTCGACCAGGGTGGTCACAACGCCCGAGCGGTTGGTGATGTTGTGCAGCAGTCGGTAGGTGCCGCCATAGATATCGGCGCCAGCCACAATATGATCGCCCGCGCTGAGGAGCATGGTGGCGCAGTGCGTGGCGGCCATGCCGGTGGCGAAGGCCAACCCCGCCGCGCCCCCTTCGAGCGAGGCCAGCGCCTGCTCCAAACCAAGCCGGGTGGGGTTGCCGCTGCGCGAGTAATCGAACTCGACGGCCGCGCCGGCGCTGGGCTGCACAAAGGTGCTCGCCACGCAGATGGGGGGCACCACCGCGCCGGTGGTGGGATCGGTCTCTTGCCCCACATGAATCGCGCGGGTGCGAAACTTCATAGTCAACTTCCTAGCGCGGTTCCAAGGCTTGCGCGAGATCGGCGATCAGGTCTTCCGAATTCTCAATGCCGCACGCCATGCGAATCATGTTGTCCGGGATGCCGTACTTGCGGCGCTCTTCCGGGGTACACTCGAAGTAGCTCATCACCAGCGGCTGTTCGATCAGCGATTCCACGCCTCCCAAGCTAGGCGCGATCCGCGGAATGCAGCACGCGTCGACCACCTGGGCGGTGGCGCGCCAATCGGCGTCGCGCACCAAGAAGGTGACCAGCCCGCCAAAGCCGCGCATCGTGCGCCGCGCCACCTCGTGGTAGGGATGGCTCTCCAGACCGGGGTAATACACTTTTTCGATGCGCGGATGACTCTCCAGAAAGCGGGCCACCGCCAACCCATTGGCGTTTTGGCGCTGCATCCGCAGTTCAAAGGTTTTCAGCCCGCGTTGCAAGAGATAGATGTTGTGGGGCGAATTGATGGCGCCCATGATGCCGCGCAGCTTGCGAATCGGCTCCAACTTGTCGGCGCGCCCCAGGAGCACGCCCGCCAACAGATCGTTGTGTCCGGCCAGATACTTGGTGGCGGAATGCTGCACATAGTCGACGCCGGCCTCGATGGGGCGCAGGTTGTACGGCGTGGCCAGCGTGGCGTCGATCAAGGTCTCCACGCCGTGGCGACGCCCAATCGCGACAAAGTGCTCCAAGTCAATCACGCTCAAATGCGGATTGGTGGGCGACTCGCTAATCAACAGCCGTGTTTGTGGCGTGATGGCCGCTTCCATCGCCGCGTAGTCCCCCGTGCGCACCTGATGCGTGGTCACGCCGAAACGCGCCAAGTGCTTCAAACAGAATTCGCGGCTGCGGTGATAGCATTCGTCGAAGAAGATCACCTCGTCGCCCGCGTTGAGCTTGGCCATCAGTAGTCCGACAAAGGCGCTCATGCCGGTGGTGTAGAGCAGCGCCGCTTCGGCACCTTCCAATTCGGCCAGCTTTTGCTCGACAACCTTCTCGCTGGGGTTGCCGTAGCGGCCATACTCTTCGCGCGGCTGCTTCTGCTCGATGTAGTCGATCACCGCTTGCGTGTCGGCAAACGTGTAGGTGGCGGCGCAGAAGATCGGATCGGTGATCGAGTCGCCGGGCTTGCGCCGGCGCTCGCCACCGTGGATCGCCGTGGTCGAGGGGCCGCGCTCTCGCGCGGCAAGATCGGTCGTCGAGTCGTGGCTCATCGCGTCACCCTGTCGTTGACGTTTCGCGCGGGTGGGAGATGGCCGGCCACAAAAAAACCGCGATCACGCTGACAAAGCGCTCGCGGCTGGTCTGATTCAAGTTGGACCGCGCGGCGGGGCCGAGCGATGGCACTTTAGCAGAGCAGGCTGCAAGCGGCCGCAAATCCCAATCCCCCGGATTGTAGTCGCTCGCAGAGTCGTCAGCAAGGATAAGCAAATTGGCATTTTTTGACCGCCACATGTCGTAACGCTGGATACGGCCGCCGCGGCGGCATTAGACTGACGGATGTTGGAGCGGCGATTTTCCTATCACGAATCGACCCGCGATAAAGGGCTCCACATGCGACGCCGCGATTTTCTAATTGCCAGTCTGGCCGCGTCTGGAATCTCGCAGGCGCGCCAACCCTTCGCCGCGGAACTATTGGACGGCGATGCCACGGGGCCCGGTTTCTGCACTCCGCAAGAAGCGATGCGGGCCGAGCGCGAAAAGCTGTTGTACGTCGTGGCGCTGGCGACCGACCCTGCCAAGCCCGACTACCTGGCCACCGTCGATGTCGATCCGCTGTCGGCCACCTATTCGCAAGTGGTGCATCGCCTGCCGATGCCGCATGTTGGCGACGAGTTGCACCATTTTGGCTGGAACGCATGCAGTTCTTGCCACGGCGACAGCGCGGCCGAGCGCCGCTTTTTGATTGTGCCGGGCAATCGCTCGTGCCGCATCCACATTGTCGACACCAACGACCTGCGCCAGCCGACGATCCACAAGGTGCTGGATGGCGACGTGATTAAGCGGCAAACCAATCTTAGCGCGCCGCATACCGTGCATTGCCTGGCCGACGGCCACATCATGATTTCGATGCTTGGCGACGCCGCCGGCAACGCCCCGGGCGGGTTTCTCTTGCTCGATCAAAAGTTCGAGATCGCCGGCCATTGGCAGCGCGACGCCACCGGCATGCGGTTCAACTACGACTTCTGGTATCAGCCGCGTCACAACGTGATGGTTTCCAGCGAATGGGGCGCGCCGAACACCTACTCCAAGGGCTTCAACCCACAAGATGTCGCCGACGGCAAATACGGCCGCCAGCTTCATTTCTGGGACTGGAAAGAGCGGAAGATCGTCAAGAGCGTCGATCTGGGCGATCAGGGTTTGATTCCGCTTGAGGTGCGCTTTCATCACGATCCCGCCAGCACCCACGGCTTTGTCGGCGCGGCGCTCTCCAGCACCGTGTGGCACTGGCAGAAGGCGGGGGACGATTGGCAGGTCGAACAAGTCATCAGCGTCGAACCAGTGCAGGTCGCGGGTTCCGATAGCCCGTTGCCCGGCCTGATTACCGACGTCATTTTGTCGATGGATGATCGTTATTTGTACTTTTCCAATTGGCTACACGGCGATTTGCGTCAGTACGATGTGAGCGACCCAGCGCGGCCCAAGTTGACAGGACAGCTTTGGCTGGGCGGTTTGATTGGCAAGACGCCAGAACACCAGGGGCGCAAGCTCATTGGCGGTCCGCAGATGCTGCAACTCAGCCTCGACGGCCGACGGCTTTATGTGACCAATTCGCTCTACAGCGCCTGGGACAACCAGTTCTATCCCGACATGGCCAAGGCTGGGTCGCACATGTTGCAGATCGATTGCGACACTGAGAAAGGGGGCCTGGCGCTGAACGAGCAGTTTCTGGTCGACTTTGGCCGCGAGCCAGACGGCCCGGCGCGCGCCCACGAGATGCGCTATCCCGGCGGAGATTGCACCTCGGACATATTTGCGTGAGGCGCGACGCGCTCACTCGATGGGATCGTGTAGCTTGCCGTAGAGTTTGATGTCGTCCCAATCGCCGGTGTCGTCGAACGAGCCGATGCCGATCCGTCCTTTGACGAATGTCTTGTCGAGCGCCCGCATGGCCGGTTTGGCCATGTCGTCGAAGTAGACCTCGATGCGGCCATCTTCAATGCGCCGCTCGATCTTCACCCGATGCCAGTCGTTGGTCCAATTCGTGCCGGGGGTGGTCTCGGTCGAGATTTTCACGCGATCCGCGCCGTTGACGATGAAGATTTGATTCGCGTGATCGTCCCCCTGCTTGCCGAAATGCACATAGTAGAAGTGCGCCGGGTCTTGATAGCCAAACACCAGGCACAGGTCGCGATGGCCATAGTCGCGCGTGGTGCTGCGCAGCCGCGCCTCTAGCACAAAATCTCCCACATACACATCGTTGAGCAGCGCGATGTTCAGCGGGCTACGATGCGGCGGCTTGAAGTCGCTCTTGCCAAACAGGCTATAGGCGTGGCCGCCGTCGCTGTCGATCAGCTTCCACGCCTTGGGATCGGTGGCGGTCCAATGATCGACGCCGTTCTCAAAGTCGTCGCGAAAGACCAGCGGCAGATCCGCGGCCGTCGTGACCGAGGCCGGCATCAATAGCAGCGCGGCGAGCGTCCAGGCTTTGCTCATAGATCGTTTCCCTTGTTCACTCGATGATCTTGCTGAGCTGATATTCGACAATGCCGCGCGCGCCGGCGGCCTTGAGCTTGGGAATGATGTTGCGCACCACGCTTTCGCTCAGCACCGTGTTCACGCCAACCCAGGCTTCGTCCGACAGGCTGGAAACGGTAGGCCGTTGCAGCGCCGGCAAGAGCGACAGCACCTGCGTCAATCGCTCGCGCGGCACGTTCATCATCAGCCCCACTCTGCCTTCGGCGGCCATCGCGCCTTGCAGCATCAGCACAATGTCGTCGATCTTTTGCCGCTTCCACGGTTCGGCATACGACGCGCGATTGGCGATGAATCGCGTGGTGCTTTGCAGAATCTCGTCGACAATCCGCAGGTTGTTGGCACGTAGCGAGTTGCCCGTCTCCGTCACTTCCACAATGGCGTCGGCCAGTCGTGGCGGCTTGACCTCGGTCGCGCCCCAACTGAACTCCACCCGCGCCTCGACTCCGTGGCGCGCCAAGTATTGCCTGGTGAGGCCAACCGCCTCGGTGGCGATTCGTTTGCCGGCCAAGTCCTGCACCGAGCGCACCGGCGAATCCTCGGGCACGCACAACACCCAGCGCACCGGCCGGCGGCTGACCTTGGAGAAAACCAACTCCGCCACTTCATGCACGTCGGCGCCGGTTTCCATGATCCAGTCGTAGCCGGTGAGTCCGGCGTCGAGGATGCCATCGGCCACGTAGCGGGCCATCTCCTGCGCGCGAATCAACAGGCACTCGATCTCATCGTCGTCGATGACCGGATAGTAACTGCGCGACGGAAAGGTGATTTTGTAGCCCGCGCGGCGAAACAGTTCGGCGGTGGCTTCTTGGAGGCTGCCGGCCGGAATGCCCAGCCGCAGCACGTTGCTCGGTTGCTCGCTCATCGAATCGGTGGTGGCGCCTATTTTTTGTAAACGGTCTTGGGATCGAACACGCGCTCGCCGATCACTTCGAGTCCATCGTCGGCAACGCGGCGAAAAAAGCAGCTTTTGTATCCTTCGTGGCAAGCGGCGCCGCCGATTTGCCGCACTTTGAGCAGGATGGTGTCGGCGTCGCAGTCGACAAATACGCCTTCGACCTGCTGCACGTTGCCGCTTTCCTCCCCTTTGCGCCACAGCTTGCCTCGGCTGCGGCTGAAATAGACCGCGCGGCCGCTCGCCAAGGTCTCGGCGTAGCTTTCGGCGTTCATATAAGCCAGCATCAAGACATCGCCACTATCGGCGTCTTGCGCGATGGCGGGGAGCAAGCCGTCTCCCTTGGCGAAATCGGGAACTGCGGCCGGGGGGGTGTGGGCCAAGTGCGCATCTCCACAAAGCGAAGGCAGGACGGAGTTTGGCCCTACCTTGAGCCGCTGGGCGCTGCCGTGCAAGTCATCCAGAATAGCCGCGCGAGCGCCCCCTGGCCAGTGCCGCGCGCTAGCGCAATTGCTCTACCCAAGGGGGCTGGACAAGCGCCTATAATTGCCACGGACGGATCGTTTTTCTGCCGCCGAGGATCGCGTGTCACGACTGCGCAAACTCATCACGCTCACTGTTTTCTGGGCCTGCGTCGGTATCTCACTCGCCGCGGGCTATCAATTGTGGCGGCAGGGCATTCCCACCGGACAGGCCGACAACCATTGGGCAGTCGACCGCATTGCCGCCGCGGACTTCCCCAGTTTGTCGATGGACGAAAAACTGCGTCTGGCGCGCCGGTTGGAGCGCGATTTCAGTCGCGGCGTCGATTTGCGCGAGCAAGTCGCGCGGCTCAGCGACGCGCAAAATGAGCAGTTCGAGGATCACTTTCTTGAGCTGACCGAGATCTGGTTTCTCAACAAAGTCGACACCTATGACGCCTTTTCCGACGATTGGCGCCGCCGCCGCTTTCTGGAAGAGCAGATGACACGCATCAAAAGCTGGCCCACCTTCGATCGCCATCACGCCGGCGACGAATCGGAGCGCGGCGAAGACGCGCTACAGCGACTTGTGGCGCATGTCTTTTCGCGTATGCGGTCCATGCCCGTGGGGCAGCGCCAGCGGATTCAGCGATTCGTCACCGCGGTGGTGATGCATGGCTATCGGCTGGAAGCGTTCATGCCGGGCGTGCGTCCCGGTTAATGCGCCGCGCGAGGCGGACAGATGGCGCGATGGTTTCCGGTTCGCTGGCGCCTGCGCACGCTGTTGGTTGGCGTGTTGCTGCTCTCCCTGGCGTTCGGATTACACCGCCGGCAATACGATCGCGCTCAGTTCGAGTTGCGGCGCGCGCAGGAGGCAGAGCAAATGGGACTGGGCGTGACATGGCAGACGCTGCGACCCGAATGGCTTTGGCGCCGATTGCCGTCGCCCGACCAAGGGCCCTGCCGATATGTCGCTGCGCTGTCGGCCGACGCGCGAACCGTGTGGGCCAGTTCCGACGAACCGCAGACCATCCGCGACGAAGCGATACAGGTCGCTAGCGCATTCACGGGACTACAGAGCTTGGAGTTGCCATACGTCGCCAACAATCGGGGACCGTATGTGACAGTGCTACTCAGCGACCAAGGCCTCGCGCCGCTTTCGCGGCTCAACGCGCTCGAAACGCTCAACCTGGCGCAGCAGCCGATTACCGACGCCGGACTGCAATACCTGAAATCCTTGAAGCGTCTGCGTCGGCTCGACATCTCGGGCACGCGAATTTCGCCCCAAGCCATCGAGCGGTGGCGAGCAGCGGATCCGCAGCTTGAGATCGTGGGGCCCTAATCTAACGCCGGCGCACGGGGCGCGATGGCGCGGCTGGGCGTGTCTTATTGGCCGAGCGCGGCGCCGGCGTGGCGGGTCGTGCGGTGGCCGGTTTGCCGGGCATCGCAGCCGGACCTGCCACTTTGGCGCCAGAAATCGTTTCTTCAGTAAATCGCATCACGTAATGCAGGCTGCTCGCTTCGCCGCTGAACCCCACCACGCTCTTATCGAGGTCCATTTGCTGCGAGACGATGCGCCCGGTCTTGAGATCGAACTTCACCTTGCCCGCCATCTCGCGCTGGATCAACTGCGCTTCGACCTCGGGATCGTTGACCGGGGTGAGCACCTGCGTCTCGACGGAGATGGTCGCCAGGTCGTCGCTTACTTCTTCCAGGGTGAACTTTTGCCGGGTCTTGATCTGCTTGACGACGCCACTGCGCAGCGGCACCTGCATATCGTGCGGATACGACCAACTGTGGCCGATCGGCGCCGGTTCCGATGGCAAAGGGATCACCACCTGTCCTTGGCTGTCGCTGGCGCTGGCGCGTTTCTGCTCGCGGTGCACCACGTTGCCGTGCGGGTCAATCGTGATAATCGCCAGCGGCACGCCCACCGACTTGGCGGCGTCCTCAAAGCCCAGCGGCGGCTCGCTATCGGTTTCGCTGTTGTAAACGATCTCCTCGCGGCCGGTGAGCTTTTGCTTCATTTCCACTTTTTCGACGGAATGCTCGAAGCGAAAGTTTCCCTTGGCGTCAGCCGGCAGCATCTTCCACACCTTGACCGATTCGCTAATCGTCTCGGCGGTTTGCGTGGTGCCGCTCACTGTGGTGTTCACCCGCGCGCGGTGCATCACCTTCCAGCGCACCGTTTCGCCCGGCTGAAACTTGTACTTGAGCAAGTACGTCGCGGGGGGCGCGTCTGCGGCGCGCGTGGAGCCGATCAACAGGCACAGCGCTGCGCCCAATAAGAAAGAAGCGACCATCCGGGTCATGGCAGGGCCTCGCATCCGTTCGAGACTGTTCGCGCTGGCTGGCCCGCGCGAAGCGGTTGATTATTGGTTCAATCGCAATTGGCCGCCCCAGCCCAACTTTTCTCGCAGGGTGCGATAGTAGCTGTGCCCGGGCGCCTTGATCATCTTGAATCGCGGTTCGGCTTGAATCACCCGCACGCGATCGTGCGGCTGAAGCCCGCACGTCCATTGACCGTCGACCACGACGGCGGTGCCGCGATTGGGCGCCGTCACCTCCAACTCGTACACCCGATCGGCCGAATCGACGACCGGCCGATTGGTGAGCGTGTGGGGGTTAATCGGCGAGATCACGAACGCGTGCAGGTCCTTCCGCAAGATCGGTCCGCCCGCCGAAAGGTTGTAGGCCGTCGAACCGACCGGCGTGCTGACGATCAAACCGTCGCAACTGTAAGTCGTCACCAATTCCGCGTCAACGTAAAGATGGACGTCGACCAGATGAAACGGCTCGCCCGAGTGCAGCACCACATCGTTCAGTCCCAACTGCGCGTGCAGCGGTTCCCCGCCGCGCGACACCAGGGCCTCGAACATGAGATGCTCGACCACGGCAAACTGGCCCGACCCCAGTGTTGGCAGCACCGCTAGCAGTTCATCGGTCGACAGGTCCGCCAGGAAACCGAGCTTGCCCAGATTGACGCCTAGCACCGGCAATTGGCGATAACCCATCTGTCGCGCCGCGCGCAAGATGGCGCCATCCCC is a genomic window of Pirellulales bacterium containing:
- a CDS encoding NAD(+)/NADH kinase produces the protein MPHHRTPFLLPPGVARPRVVVLGSGRKPNVQSEAARLRPLIEQSCEIVCWDLESATDLARCEADATIVLGGDGAILRAARQMGYRQLPVLGVNLGKLGFLADLSTDELLAVLPTLGSGQFAVVEHLMFEALVSRGGEPLHAQLGLNDVVLHSGEPFHLVDVHLYVDAELVTTYSCDGLIVSTPVGSTAYNLSAGGPILRKDLHAFVISPINPHTLTNRPVVDSADRVYELEVTAPNRGTAVVVDGQWTCGLQPHDRVRVIQAEPRFKMIKAPGHSYYRTLREKLGWGGQLRLNQ
- the hisG gene encoding ATP phosphoribosyltransferase, whose translation is MSEQPSNVLRLGIPAGSLQEATAELFRRAGYKITFPSRSYYPVIDDDEIECLLIRAQEMARYVADGILDAGLTGYDWIMETGADVHEVAELVFSKVSRRPVRWVLCVPEDSPVRSVQDLAGKRIATEAVGLTRQYLARHGVEARVEFSWGATEVKPPRLADAIVEVTETGNSLRANNLRIVDEILQSTTRFIANRASYAEPWKRQKIDDIVLMLQGAMAAEGRVGLMMNVPRERLTQVLSLLPALQRPTVSSLSDEAWVGVNTVLSESVVRNIIPKLKAAGARGIVEYQLSKIIE
- the hisI gene encoding phosphoribosyl-AMP cyclohydrolase; the encoded protein is MAHTPPAAVPDFAKGDGLLPAIAQDADSGDVLMLAYMNAESYAETLASGRAVYFSRSRGKLWRKGEESGNVQQVEGVFVDCDADTILLKVRQIGGAACHEGYKSCFFRRVADDGLEVIGERVFDPKTVYKK
- a CDS encoding selenium-binding family protein, which gives rise to MRRRDFLIASLAASGISQARQPFAAELLDGDATGPGFCTPQEAMRAEREKLLYVVALATDPAKPDYLATVDVDPLSATYSQVVHRLPMPHVGDELHHFGWNACSSCHGDSAAERRFLIVPGNRSCRIHIVDTNDLRQPTIHKVLDGDVIKRQTNLSAPHTVHCLADGHIMISMLGDAAGNAPGGFLLLDQKFEIAGHWQRDATGMRFNYDFWYQPRHNVMVSSEWGAPNTYSKGFNPQDVADGKYGRQLHFWDWKERKIVKSVDLGDQGLIPLEVRFHHDPASTHGFVGAALSSTVWHWQKAGDDWQVEQVISVEPVQVAGSDSPLPGLITDVILSMDDRYLYFSNWLHGDLRQYDVSDPARPKLTGQLWLGGLIGKTPEHQGRKLIGGPQMLQLSLDGRRLYVTNSLYSAWDNQFYPDMAKAGSHMLQIDCDTEKGGLALNEQFLVDFGREPDGPARAHEMRYPGGDCTSDIFA